The Methanoplanus sp. FWC-SCC4 genome has a window encoding:
- a CDS encoding lysylphosphatidylglycerol synthase transmembrane domain-containing protein, with translation MDRSQWKWLAVSIAFSLIVLALVLYFTIDENTIEYLQKLQPEFLIAALVLHMGSLCAWALRIKFMSRSLGHKVPFMHCLNMVFANLLIAAVTPSQAGGEPVRIHELYRADVPLGDATAIVIMERVLDGILLGIIGGIAMLALWLGSENLDIAITLPLLFMWALITGFVILFAYSVKNPDFLKNLIKKASSWFTKRWHADKAEKLMSGIDSEVDNFHDALKKYVSYSKTGLLWGTFFTVIYWFGEFFIASLILMGLGEGPHIIESFVAQIIIAIIMMIPLTPGSSGIAELSATSLYNLFVPSSIVGIFVVLWRLVLYYFNIFIGVMGTVIIVKREVLRKALKNKFDEIRKI, from the coding sequence ATGGACAGGAGTCAGTGGAAATGGTTGGCAGTATCCATCGCATTCAGTTTAATTGTTCTTGCACTGGTTCTCTACTTTACCATAGATGAGAACACTATCGAATATCTTCAAAAATTACAGCCCGAATTTCTGATTGCCGCTCTTGTTCTCCACATGGGATCACTGTGTGCATGGGCTCTCAGAATAAAATTTATGTCCCGCTCTCTTGGGCATAAAGTTCCTTTTATGCACTGCCTTAACATGGTGTTTGCAAATCTGCTGATTGCGGCTGTCACTCCGTCACAGGCGGGCGGGGAACCTGTCCGTATTCATGAACTATACAGGGCCGACGTTCCTCTCGGAGATGCTACCGCGATAGTTATAATGGAGAGGGTTCTTGACGGAATATTGCTTGGAATAATCGGCGGAATAGCAATGCTTGCATTATGGTTAGGTTCTGAAAACCTTGACATCGCAATAACGCTTCCTCTGCTTTTCATGTGGGCTTTGATTACGGGATTTGTAATTCTTTTTGCATATTCTGTAAAAAATCCGGATTTCCTAAAAAATCTTATTAAAAAAGCATCATCCTGGTTTACAAAACGCTGGCATGCCGACAAGGCTGAAAAACTGATGTCAGGTATAGATTCAGAGGTTGACAACTTCCATGATGCACTGAAAAAATATGTCAGTTACTCTAAAACAGGTCTTTTATGGGGAACATTTTTTACAGTAATATACTGGTTCGGTGAATTTTTCATTGCATCACTTATACTGATGGGTCTTGGGGAAGGTCCGCATATAATTGAGTCTTTTGTCGCACAGATTATCATCGCGATTATTATGATGATACCACTCACCCCCGGAAGTTCGGGTATTGCCGAACTGTCTGCGACATCGCTTTACAATCTCTTCGTTCCGTCTTCAATAGTAGGAATCTTTGTAGTCCTGTGGCGTCTCGTCCTTTACTACTTCAACATATTTATCGGTGTTATGGGAACGGTAATTATTGTTAAAAGAGAGGTCTTAAGAAAAGCACTCAAAAACAAATTTGATGAAATCAGAAAAATATAA
- a CDS encoding DUF7518 family protein, translating into MDITNTDSKVRDLEHVIDEKEREIQMLRDSIHEYNNLNPVDEERIKEIECQVKEIDGLVRGLTAEMLDLKACIQKLSKSHDEGAKRPPERFQEKNQERAARDGEVASRKYPAVETSSVAAARKPAEPVKSYSGLEDELPEEVMIIQPDGTMKKEVKKGDDMIIADHRGGGVSPAGRRGGDPRDRKPLIYADDDDTVEIKRRRK; encoded by the coding sequence ATGGATATAACTAATACAGATTCAAAAGTTAGAGATCTCGAGCATGTCATCGATGAAAAAGAGCGGGAGATTCAAATGTTAAGGGACAGTATCCATGAGTATAACAATCTAAATCCGGTGGATGAAGAGAGGATCAAGGAGATCGAGTGTCAGGTAAAGGAAATTGACGGACTTGTCAGGGGTCTGACAGCAGAAATGCTGGATTTAAAGGCCTGTATTCAGAAACTTTCAAAATCACATGATGAAGGGGCAAAAAGGCCTCCTGAAAGGTTTCAGGAAAAAAATCAGGAGAGGGCTGCCCGTGACGGGGAGGTTGCATCACGTAAATATCCTGCTGTAGAAACTTCTTCTGTGGCTGCTGCCCGGAAACCTGCCGAACCTGTGAAGAGCTATTCCGGGCTTGAAGATGAACTGCCCGAAGAGGTAATGATTATTCAGCCTGACGGAACTATGAAAAAAGAGGTCAAGAAAGGCGACGATATGATCATTGCTGATCACAGGGGCGGAGGTGTAAGTCCTGCAGGAAGGCGTGGCGGTGATCCGCGTGATCGAAAACCACTTATTTACGCTGACGATGACGACACGGTAGAGATTAAAAGAAGGCGGAAATAA
- a CDS encoding type 1 glutamine amidotransferase — MKIHSLIHLPFEDTGCIRHWAQKKGYSFSETRLYDGQSLPILSDFDLLIVMGGTMNIYEEDKYPWLAEEKSFIMSAIDSEKKVIGICLGAQIIASVLGAKVTKNRKPEVGWFGVEMCCGKEDNALCSLLPERFLAFHWHGDTFEIPCGAEHLFKSPACDNQAFLYDERILGLQFHPEVTGVNVRNLVENCFYDIKEGFDSIQTAPEILGIDKTGPLNEVMYLILEYFEKL, encoded by the coding sequence ATGAAAATACATTCTCTTATTCACCTTCCTTTTGAGGATACTGGTTGTATCAGACACTGGGCGCAGAAAAAAGGGTATTCATTCTCTGAAACAAGGCTTTACGATGGACAATCTCTTCCTATCTTATCTGATTTTGATCTTCTCATTGTAATGGGAGGCACTATGAACATTTATGAGGAAGATAAATATCCGTGGCTTGCTGAAGAAAAGAGTTTTATTATGTCTGCAATAGATTCGGAGAAGAAAGTTATTGGAATCTGTCTTGGTGCACAAATTATTGCTTCTGTTTTGGGTGCGAAGGTTACGAAAAACAGGAAACCCGAGGTGGGATGGTTTGGTGTTGAAATGTGCTGTGGAAAGGAGGACAATGCTCTGTGCAGTTTGTTGCCGGAGAGGTTTTTGGCATTTCACTGGCATGGGGATACTTTTGAAATACCCTGTGGTGCAGAACACCTCTTTAAAAGTCCTGCGTGCGATAATCAGGCATTTCTCTATGATGAAAGGATTTTAGGGCTTCAGTTTCATCCTGAGGTTACGGGTGTCAATGTCAGAAATCTCGTTGAAAATTGTTTTTATGATATAAAAGAGGGTTTTGACTCAATTCAAACCGCTCCGGAAATACTTGGTATTGATAAAACAGGGCCTTTGAATGAGGTGATGTATTTGATTCTTGAATATTTTGAAAAATTATAG
- the smc gene encoding chromosome segregation protein SMC, giving the protein MYITELEINNFKSFGKKTKIPFNEGFTVVSGPNGSGKSNIIDSILFCLALSSARGLRAEKLTDLINLNSGKNTAEVSITFSDDTKIRRKIKRTPHGYYSYNYLNDRACKQSDIVEVLSKFGIKAEGYNVVMQGDITRITEMSDTERRRIIDEIAGVSEFDKKKNQALSELEVVRERIEREELLLAELEKRLLELESEKEQAIKFREWQDQLDFYKNSLSAARLNEKKDELSALKNLLTEQNQKLDEFKSKRLECESGLSELKNRAHELDREINEKSGTEYLSLLSSIEESRGNIKLSEASIEQLNQKKAENRESVQKVFLDSKRAESKVLEFTDKIRNLSIDRSNLGMELSTVRAEMDTVKIRLDRESGAVEGAKEQLFSLMNDLEAKKNEKSDLLREQDVLIEKSRMRTEEKERFEERIILIDQEIGEKSGQIKEYEALLSSLQSEKSVIDSELSKVESKLFENRSAVEKIRDEARRLDRELMRLEAQQQVSGGAGGRAMDAVMEMDGVFGTVAQLGKAPGEYATALDVAAGGRLKNVVVESDRVAADAISYLKSNKLGRLTFLPLNKLRAPDLPPIENRKVIGYAADLLEYDPLYEIVFRYIFGQTVVVKDLETARSMMGNRRIVTLDGELVEKAGAMTGGSINKKVSGFGVAVDDEIEKLRMKLAGLHSEESDLTGAVARYTAQASERRDRRSEIDEQVRRYDFLSEEITKRLELLRDEKSAILLKKQGMSDEVRVGGGKLAVIEESLKTISAEISKLNSESESLKKKLSDTGIPELTENYEQLKKRVEEAENRLKNKDYDINDNQRERNHFQNRISELNGIREKLEDEINRFDSDILGHEESITKNQELVVSLEEKRQNFSEELNELQGKRDLIKDDILRAEKGIIEINGECDRVNLQISSIGERECEIIGIIAELEQEAGDVSTDLTMSEINKGIEKCEREIKKIGAVNMLAIEDYDRTKSRVLERSEKKDVLSRERANLIERIDHYGKMKFETFMEAYSAIDTNFRKIFARLTEGSGHLVLDNESDPFSGGMTFAVQPREKKVHLLSSLSGGEKSLTTLAFIFSIQQYMPAPFYALDEVDMMLDGSNVERVSSMIGELSANAQTICVSLRRPTIERADRIIGVTTRPDKSTYVTGVKNNG; this is encoded by the coding sequence TTGTACATAACCGAACTTGAAATCAATAATTTTAAGTCTTTTGGTAAAAAGACAAAAATTCCATTTAATGAAGGTTTTACAGTTGTTTCCGGTCCGAATGGTTCGGGCAAAAGCAATATAATCGACAGTATCCTGTTCTGCCTCGCACTTTCAAGTGCACGCGGTCTCAGAGCTGAAAAACTGACTGATCTGATAAATCTGAACAGCGGGAAAAATACTGCTGAAGTTTCAATTACTTTTTCTGATGATACAAAAATCCGGAGAAAGATAAAAAGGACTCCGCATGGCTACTACAGCTATAATTATCTCAATGATCGTGCCTGCAAGCAGAGTGATATTGTAGAAGTCCTTTCAAAATTCGGGATAAAAGCTGAGGGTTATAATGTTGTGATGCAGGGGGACATCACAAGAATAACCGAGATGAGTGATACCGAGAGGCGTCGCATTATCGATGAAATTGCAGGTGTTTCGGAATTTGATAAGAAGAAAAATCAGGCTCTCTCTGAACTTGAAGTTGTCCGGGAAAGAATCGAGAGGGAGGAACTCTTGCTTGCGGAGCTTGAAAAGCGTCTTTTGGAGCTTGAATCCGAAAAAGAACAGGCAATAAAATTCCGTGAATGGCAGGATCAGCTTGATTTTTATAAAAACAGTCTTTCGGCGGCCCGGCTTAATGAGAAGAAGGATGAACTTTCTGCATTGAAGAATCTTCTCACCGAACAGAATCAAAAGCTTGATGAATTCAAATCAAAGCGTTTGGAATGTGAATCCGGACTATCAGAACTTAAAAACAGGGCTCATGAACTGGACCGTGAGATAAATGAAAAAAGCGGTACTGAATATCTGTCTCTTTTATCATCCATTGAGGAGTCCCGCGGAAATATAAAACTCAGTGAAGCTTCAATTGAGCAGTTAAATCAGAAAAAGGCTGAAAACAGGGAGTCGGTTCAGAAAGTTTTCCTGGATTCAAAGCGTGCCGAGTCCAAAGTTTTGGAATTCACCGATAAAATAAGGAATTTATCAATAGATCGCTCAAATCTTGGAATGGAACTTTCAACAGTCCGTGCTGAGATGGATACTGTAAAAATCCGGCTTGACAGGGAGAGTGGCGCTGTTGAAGGGGCTAAAGAGCAGCTGTTTTCCCTGATGAATGATCTTGAGGCAAAGAAGAATGAAAAATCAGATTTGCTTCGTGAACAGGACGTTTTAATTGAAAAAAGCAGGATGAGGACAGAGGAAAAAGAGCGTTTTGAAGAAAGAATAATCCTGATTGATCAGGAGATTGGTGAGAAATCGGGGCAGATAAAAGAATATGAAGCGCTTTTGTCCTCGCTTCAATCCGAAAAATCAGTGATAGATTCCGAGCTTTCAAAAGTTGAATCAAAATTATTTGAAAACCGTTCTGCTGTTGAGAAAATACGGGATGAAGCAAGAAGGCTTGATCGTGAACTGATGCGTCTTGAAGCCCAGCAGCAGGTTTCGGGGGGTGCAGGCGGCAGGGCAATGGATGCCGTTATGGAGATGGACGGTGTTTTCGGAACAGTTGCCCAGCTTGGAAAAGCCCCCGGTGAATATGCTACTGCGCTTGATGTGGCGGCAGGAGGCAGACTCAAAAATGTTGTAGTCGAGAGTGACAGGGTTGCAGCGGATGCAATATCCTATCTTAAGTCAAACAAACTTGGAAGACTTACCTTTCTGCCGCTAAATAAACTCAGGGCTCCTGATCTTCCCCCCATTGAAAACCGGAAGGTTATCGGATATGCAGCTGATCTCCTTGAATATGATCCCCTCTATGAAATTGTTTTCAGGTACATTTTTGGACAGACTGTTGTTGTAAAGGACCTGGAAACAGCCAGAAGTATGATGGGCAACAGGAGAATTGTCACACTTGATGGAGAACTCGTTGAAAAAGCGGGTGCGATGACCGGAGGTTCGATCAATAAGAAGGTCTCAGGGTTTGGTGTGGCAGTTGACGATGAAATTGAAAAACTCCGGATGAAGCTTGCAGGTCTGCACTCTGAAGAGTCTGATCTGACGGGTGCGGTTGCGAGGTATACCGCTCAGGCAAGTGAAAGAAGGGACAGAAGGTCGGAGATTGATGAGCAGGTCCGGCGCTATGATTTCCTTTCAGAAGAGATCACAAAACGTCTGGAATTACTTCGGGATGAAAAGTCGGCAATTCTTCTAAAAAAGCAGGGGATGTCCGATGAAGTACGTGTAGGGGGAGGAAAACTTGCGGTTATTGAGGAGAGCCTGAAGACAATATCTGCTGAAATCTCCAAATTAAATTCTGAATCGGAGTCTTTGAAAAAGAAGCTTTCAGACACCGGAATACCTGAACTGACCGAAAATTATGAACAGTTAAAGAAAAGGGTTGAGGAAGCTGAAAACAGGCTGAAAAACAAGGATTACGATATTAACGACAATCAGAGAGAGAGGAATCATTTTCAAAACCGTATTTCAGAGTTAAACGGGATAAGGGAGAAGCTTGAAGATGAAATAAACAGGTTTGACTCTGATATTCTTGGTCATGAAGAATCTATTACCAAAAACCAGGAGCTTGTAGTATCCCTTGAGGAGAAAAGACAAAATTTCTCTGAAGAACTAAATGAGCTTCAGGGAAAGCGGGATTTGATAAAGGATGATATTCTCCGGGCTGAGAAGGGAATTATTGAGATCAATGGTGAGTGTGATCGCGTAAATCTTCAGATATCTTCTATTGGTGAGCGTGAATGTGAGATAATTGGGATAATCGCCGAACTGGAACAGGAAGCCGGTGATGTTTCAACCGATCTTACAATGTCTGAGATAAATAAAGGTATTGAAAAATGCGAGCGCGAGATTAAAAAAATTGGTGCTGTGAATATGCTCGCAATTGAGGATTATGACCGGACAAAGAGCAGGGTTTTGGAGAGATCGGAGAAAAAGGACGTTTTGTCCCGTGAAAGAGCCAATCTAATTGAGAGAATTGATCATTATGGCAAGATGAAGTTTGAAACTTTTATGGAAGCCTATTCTGCAATAGATACAAATTTCAGAAAAATATTTGCAAGACTTACTGAAGGCAGCGGCCATCTTGTCCTTGACAATGAATCCGATCCTTTTAGCGGCGGTATGACTTTTGCAGTCCAGCCCCGTGAGAAGAAGGTTCATCTGTTGTCGTCACTCTCGGGGGGAGAGAAATCCCTGACAACTCTTGCTTTTATATTTTCAATTCAGCAGTACATGCCTGCCCCCTTTTATGCTCTTGATGAGGTTGATATGATGCTTGACGGTTCAAATGTCGAGCGTGTTTCCTCGATGATTGGTGAGCTGTCAGCAAATGCCCAGACGATCTGTGTTTCGCTTAGAAGACCGACTATTGAGCGGGCTGACAGGATCATTGGTGTTACAACGAGGCCTGACAAGTCCACATATGTTACCGGTGTAAAAAATAATGGATGA
- the ppcA gene encoding phosphoenolpyruvate carboxylase: MMPEQITIPKTMSTQHPDNVQIPFFSENSCLGGEDEVLEAYYAYSHLNCREQMWDCEGKEVDNFVVKKLLSKYGGYLSNHQLGKDIFLTLRVPNPDVEKAEAKILLETLESIPRSYDVANIFYGTENPPIFEVILPMTISYESLDNIYQYYCDFVVGKQNQRLGGRDLTVSDWIGEFKPAKINIIPLFENKEGMLNSDRIVAKYLENKNLDYQRVFLARSDPAINYGNVGAVLLNKIALMKLSNLSDKKEIPIYPILGVGSAPFRGNLRPDNTERVMKEYPGVWTFTIQSAFKYDYPPDMVCDAVKRLENREVFKAPDVDEKRCLLIFEKCSKEYHKRLSELSPAINKISGFVPKRRMRKLHIGLFGYSRSHEGLNLPRAITFTAACYSLGVPPEILGISALNDHDLDYLRNIYVNFDADLIDSIRYMNPDSPYLPPADLEFAKENCDFEINTVHKKSTDDIIRLSGENRTDEAGSYILKAASERKFLG, from the coding sequence ATGATGCCTGAACAAATAACAATTCCAAAAACGATGAGCACCCAGCATCCGGACAATGTTCAGATTCCTTTCTTTTCTGAAAATTCATGTCTTGGCGGTGAAGACGAGGTACTTGAAGCATACTATGCCTATTCCCATCTAAACTGCAGAGAACAGATGTGGGACTGTGAAGGAAAAGAAGTGGACAATTTTGTTGTAAAAAAACTCCTGTCAAAATATGGCGGTTATCTTTCCAACCATCAGCTTGGAAAGGACATATTTCTGACATTAAGAGTGCCAAATCCCGATGTTGAAAAAGCGGAAGCAAAAATTCTTCTTGAAACGCTTGAAAGTATTCCACGGTCTTATGATGTGGCCAATATTTTTTATGGAACTGAAAATCCCCCGATATTTGAAGTGATCCTCCCCATGACAATCTCCTATGAATCACTTGATAATATCTATCAGTATTACTGTGATTTTGTTGTAGGAAAACAAAATCAGAGACTTGGCGGCAGGGATTTAACAGTATCTGACTGGATTGGCGAGTTCAAACCGGCAAAAATCAATATAATTCCATTATTTGAAAACAAAGAGGGAATGTTAAATTCCGACAGAATTGTTGCAAAATATCTGGAAAATAAAAACCTTGACTACCAAAGGGTTTTCCTTGCAAGATCCGATCCTGCGATAAATTATGGAAATGTCGGAGCAGTTCTCCTGAACAAGATTGCCCTGATGAAACTCTCGAATCTGTCTGATAAAAAGGAAATACCGATATACCCTATACTTGGTGTAGGTTCGGCACCTTTCAGGGGAAATCTTCGTCCGGATAATACAGAAAGAGTAATGAAAGAATACCCGGGCGTATGGACATTCACGATACAGTCTGCCTTTAAGTATGACTATCCTCCTGATATGGTCTGCGATGCTGTAAAAAGACTTGAGAACAGGGAAGTTTTTAAAGCTCCCGATGTTGATGAAAAAAGATGTCTTTTGATCTTTGAAAAGTGTTCAAAAGAGTATCACAAGAGACTGTCTGAATTATCACCGGCAATCAACAAAATATCAGGATTCGTCCCAAAAAGAAGGATGAGAAAATTGCATATCGGTCTTTTTGGTTATTCACGATCACATGAGGGTTTAAACCTTCCGCGTGCAATTACTTTCACCGCTGCCTGTTATTCACTTGGAGTGCCGCCGGAGATACTTGGAATATCGGCATTAAATGATCATGATCTGGACTACCTGAGGAATATATATGTGAATTTTGATGCAGATCTAATTGATTCAATTAGGTACATGAATCCTGATTCGCCTTACCTGCCCCCTGCTGATCTTGAATTTGCCAAAGAGAACTGTGATTTTGAAATAAATACTGTTCACAAAAAATCAACAGATGATATTATAAGATTGTCTGGTGAAAACAGAACTGATGAAGCCGGTTCATATATCCTGAAGGCTGCCAGCGAAAGAAAATTTCTGGGATAA
- a CDS encoding undecaprenyl diphosphate synthase family protein: MVIITDIHPNDWNVFGASYGMLIHRYYEWKLKRELKSFPDSLCFMITGEDITDAPQKPLEVVKWCKNLGISRVIFHINTKKSESVDSYISSLKKISEIARLTLHTSKGEEVLGEGMDVFVAVGMSGRNEIASAVKKMAEEGIDPDIVEEKTIDSYLEFRNEPDLVIKTGGNHLTDFLIWQSVYSELFFSDVNWINFRKIDLLRALRDYQTRKRRYGK; the protein is encoded by the coding sequence GTGGTAATTATCACAGACATACATCCGAACGATTGGAATGTCTTTGGGGCATCTTATGGTATGCTGATTCACAGGTATTATGAATGGAAGCTGAAGAGGGAACTGAAAAGTTTCCCGGATTCACTCTGTTTTATGATAACAGGTGAAGATATCACTGATGCCCCTCAGAAACCACTGGAAGTTGTAAAGTGGTGTAAAAATCTTGGAATTTCCAGGGTCATTTTTCATATAAATACCAAAAAGTCCGAATCTGTTGATTCGTATATCAGTTCTTTAAAAAAGATTAGTGAAATCGCCCGTCTTACACTTCATACCTCAAAAGGGGAGGAGGTTTTGGGTGAAGGTATGGATGTCTTTGTTGCTGTCGGAATGAGTGGCCGCAATGAGATTGCATCTGCTGTTAAAAAAATGGCAGAAGAAGGAATTGATCCTGATATTGTTGAGGAAAAAACAATTGATTCATATCTTGAATTCAGGAACGAGCCTGATCTTGTCATAAAAACCGGTGGAAACCATCTGACAGATTTCTTAATATGGCAGTCTGTTTATTCAGAACTGTTCTTCTCAGACGTAAACTGGATTAATTTCAGAAAAATAGATCTCTTAAGAGCCCTGAGAGATTACCAGACGAGAAAGCGCCGTTATGGCAAATGA
- a CDS encoding ScpA family protein: protein MDEEPVEILVRMAESGEIDPWNINIVEVTDRFLNELDRMQKLDLRVSGRTLFYASFLLRMKSEYLEESPDDVCDGEYYDEDFEYESDSGDESFSFDDFAEPVERLEREIQRRINRKSQRKRLVTLYELIKELKTAEKMQRRKQRRKESLPILHVEAEDVVSVAHEEDFQKSADTIFACYRDLVKERGAVTLGDICKKTGSDMRSAYIPLLFLMLEGKLMIFQDEFFGEIKISDWSPEKFEEDKVPE, encoded by the coding sequence ATGGATGAAGAACCTGTTGAGATTCTTGTCCGCATGGCAGAGTCTGGCGAGATTGACCCCTGGAATATTAATATTGTTGAGGTTACCGATCGTTTTTTGAACGAACTTGACCGGATGCAGAAGCTGGATTTAAGAGTTTCAGGCAGGACTCTGTTTTATGCTTCTTTTCTTTTAAGGATGAAATCGGAGTATCTTGAGGAGTCCCCCGATGATGTGTGTGACGGGGAATACTATGATGAAGATTTTGAGTATGAGTCTGATTCGGGGGATGAAAGTTTCTCATTTGATGATTTTGCAGAGCCTGTTGAGAGGCTGGAACGTGAGATTCAAAGGAGAATAAATCGCAAGAGTCAGAGGAAACGTCTTGTTACCCTTTATGAATTAATAAAGGAGCTGAAGACTGCCGAGAAGATGCAGAGGAGAAAACAGAGGCGAAAGGAAAGTCTTCCCATTCTTCATGTTGAGGCTGAAGATGTTGTTTCCGTTGCTCACGAGGAGGATTTTCAGAAGTCTGCTGATACGATTTTCGCCTGCTATAGGGATCTTGTGAAGGAAAGGGGAGCAGTTACACTCGGCGATATCTGTAAAAAAACCGGTTCGGATATGCGCTCTGCCTATATTCCTCTTCTTTTTCTGATGCTTGAAGGAAAATTGATGATCTTTCAGGATGAATTTTTTGGTGAGATTAAGATTTCAGACTGGTCTCCGGAAAAGTTTGAAGAAGACAAAGTTCCGGAATAA
- the uppS gene encoding polyprenyl diphosphate synthase, which translates to MQKPREIIDKIYERHLISQCKHTPKHIAIIQDGNRRFAKEKGVDVSVGHKLGARKTEKVLEWAQEMGVRHITLYCFSTENFNRSEYELKELFDLFTEKALAIAKDERVNKNKIRIQMVGNRELVPTGLMEKIEHVEQLTKDHEGFTINLALAYGGRNEILIATRSILEKVKAGELKPEDITTKTIEENLYQEINIPPVDLIIRTGNEKRTSNFLPWLANGNESAVYFCAPYWPVFRKIDLLRGIRVYDQRIKNSHLP; encoded by the coding sequence ATACAAAAGCCAAGAGAAATTATCGACAAGATATATGAAAGGCATCTTATAAGCCAGTGCAAACATACTCCAAAACATATAGCAATAATACAGGACGGAAACAGAAGGTTTGCAAAGGAAAAAGGAGTCGATGTTTCTGTTGGCCACAAACTTGGTGCAAGAAAAACAGAGAAGGTGCTTGAATGGGCTCAGGAAATGGGTGTCCGCCATATAACACTCTACTGTTTTTCAACCGAAAATTTCAACAGATCAGAGTATGAACTAAAAGAGCTCTTTGATCTGTTTACAGAAAAAGCCCTTGCAATAGCTAAGGACGAACGTGTAAACAAAAATAAAATCAGAATACAGATGGTGGGAAACAGGGAACTTGTTCCTACCGGCTTAATGGAAAAAATCGAACATGTTGAACAGTTAACAAAAGATCATGAAGGGTTTACAATAAATCTTGCATTGGCCTACGGCGGCAGAAATGAGATCCTCATTGCAACACGCTCGATATTAGAAAAAGTAAAGGCTGGCGAATTAAAGCCTGAAGATATAACTACAAAGACAATTGAAGAGAATCTCTACCAGGAAATAAATATTCCGCCTGTAGATCTGATAATAAGAACAGGTAATGAAAAAAGAACATCAAACTTTCTGCCCTGGCTTGCAAACGGCAATGAATCAGCGGTATATTTCTGCGCACCCTACTGGCCGGTTTTTCGTAAAATAGATCTCCTGCGCGGCATCAGGGTATATGATCAGCGTATAAAAAACAGTCATTTGCCATAA
- a CDS encoding DUF357 domain-containing protein gives MKTEFFKTIYESALKETQITPKKDTPYYKLAGEILEMALAYRDDGITFLNSGDRVNAHAAFCYGFGWLDFGIGSGLINGNIPKCRIPVFSEDMPKHLTDHLSEKTTRYFRMLTEACDSVESSPDKESPLHSFTEKIYALSMDSVFLGDAYLKKDEKVNALAHFSYGYGWLDAAVRAGLFKITDKRELFTV, from the coding sequence ATGAAAACCGAATTTTTTAAAACAATTTATGAGTCGGCACTAAAAGAGACTCAAATCACTCCAAAAAAAGATACTCCGTATTATAAACTGGCAGGGGAAATTCTCGAAATGGCTCTTGCGTACCGTGATGACGGGATAACTTTCTTAAATTCCGGTGACCGCGTCAATGCACATGCGGCGTTTTGTTACGGATTTGGATGGCTTGATTTTGGAATAGGTTCCGGACTCATAAACGGAAATATTCCTAAATGCAGAATTCCGGTTTTTTCAGAGGATATGCCAAAACATCTGACAGACCACCTGTCTGAAAAGACAACCCGCTATTTCAGAATGCTTACAGAGGCCTGTGATTCTGTCGAATCCTCACCTGACAAGGAAAGCCCTCTTCATTCTTTTACAGAAAAAATATATGCACTCTCAATGGATTCTGTCTTTTTGGGAGATGCATATTTAAAAAAAGATGAAAAGGTAAATGCCCTGGCACATTTCAGTTACGGATACGGATGGCTTGATGCCGCAGTCAGAGCAGGACTCTTTAAAATTACCGATAAAAGAGAGCTTTTTACGGTATGA
- the dph5 gene encoding diphthine synthase codes for MLTFIGLGLYDEKDISVKGLECIKSADSVFLEGYTSRLMGADINKLEEYYGKKITFLGRADVEQHPENILKAAEEGNAVFLTGGDPMVSTTHADLRIRAKERGIKTGIIHAASIQNAVCGLSGLQNYRFGKSCSVPYPEKGWFPTTPLDTITHNIENDLHTLVFLDIKPDRHMTVGEGVSLIEQMAEKKGMKTPEIFVGIARAGSPEPVVIAGDAGKLKAADFGEPLHIIVVPAKLHLMEKEYLEIFAGL; via the coding sequence ATGCTGACATTTATTGGACTTGGACTCTACGACGAGAAGGATATATCGGTAAAAGGGCTTGAATGTATAAAAAGCGCAGATTCAGTATTCCTTGAAGGGTATACCTCCCGCCTTATGGGGGCTGACATAAACAAACTGGAAGAATACTATGGAAAAAAGATTACTTTCCTTGGGCGTGCTGATGTGGAACAGCATCCGGAAAATATTTTAAAGGCAGCAGAAGAAGGAAATGCGGTATTTCTCACAGGCGGCGACCCGATGGTCTCAACCACCCATGCAGATTTAAGAATCAGGGCAAAAGAGAGAGGGATCAAAACAGGAATCATACATGCGGCATCTATACAAAATGCAGTATGCGGTCTCTCAGGGCTTCAGAATTACAGATTCGGCAAGTCATGCTCAGTACCTTATCCTGAGAAGGGATGGTTCCCAACAACACCTCTTGACACGATAACACACAACATTGAAAACGATCTTCACACTCTTGTATTTCTGGATATAAAACCCGACAGACATATGACAGTAGGAGAAGGTGTCAGCCTGATTGAACAGATGGCTGAGAAAAAAGGCATGAAAACACCGGAAATCTTTGTAGGCATTGCACGCGCTGGATCTCCTGAACCGGTTGTTATTGCAGGAGATGCAGGTAAATTAAAGGCTGCTGATTTTGGAGAACCGCTTCATATAATTGTAGTACCGGCAAAACTTCACCTGATGGAAAAGGAATATCTTGAAATTTTCGCAGGGTTATGA